From the genome of Streptacidiphilus sp. PB12-B1b:
CGCCCAGGTTGAGCGCCACCACGCCCGCGATGATCAGCGAGATCCCGACCACCTTCAGCGTGTTCAGGCCCTCGCCGAGGAAGGAGAAGCCGATGGCGGCCACCACGGCCGTGCCCGCCCCGGACCAGATGGCGTACGCGGTGCTCACCGGGATGTGCTTCAGTGCCTGGCTGAGCATGGCGAACGAGAAGACGTAGCCCACCACCACCACGATGCTGGGCAGCAGTCTGGTGAAGCCCTCGCTGTACTTCATCGAGACGGTCGCGCAGATCTCGCTGGAGATCGCCAGGGCCAGGAACAGGTAGGGCATGGTGGCAGACGCTCCCTTCGGTCCTCACCCGCCCGCGACGAGGGTCCGCAGCAGCGCCAGGTCCACGTCCAGCAGGCTGCGGACGACGACCCGGCCGGGCGCGGCCGGGATGGCGGCGGCGGAGGGCACGGCCAGCACGGAGCAGCCCGCGGCCTCGGCGGAGGCGACCCCGACCGG
Proteins encoded in this window:
- a CDS encoding multidrug efflux SMR transporter, which codes for MPYLFLALAISSEICATVSMKYSEGFTRLLPSIVVVVGYVFSFAMLSQALKHIPVSTAYAIWSGAGTAVVAAIGFSFLGEGLNTLKVVGISLIIAGVVALNLGGASH